Proteins encoded together in one Papio anubis isolate 15944 chromosome 3, Panubis1.0, whole genome shotgun sequence window:
- the ARL9 gene encoding ADP-ribosylation factor-like protein 9 isoform X3: protein MEFLEIGGSEPFRSYSETYLSKGLLLIFVVDSADHSRLPEAKKYLHQLIAANPVLPLVVFANKQDLEAAYHITDIHEALALSEVGNDRKMFLFGTHVTKNGSEIPSTMQDAKDLIAQLAADVQ from the exons TTGGTGGCAGTGAACCTTTTCGGTCCTACTCGGAAACATACCTGTCCAAGGGATTGCTGCTTATCTTTGTGGTGGATTCAGCAGATCACAGCCGATTACCTGAAGCCAAGAAATACCTTCATCAGCTAATTGCGGCAAACCCAGTACTTCCTCTGGTTGTGTTTGCAAACAAACAG GATCTTGAAGCAGCCTATCACATTACAGATATCCACGAAGCTTTGGCATTATCTGAAGTGGGAAATGACAGGAAGATGTTCTTGTTTGGAACCCACGTGACTAAGAATGGCTCAGAGATACCATCCACCATGCAAGATGCCAAAGACTTGATTGCACAGCTGGCTGCAGATGTGCAGTGA